In bacterium, a genomic segment contains:
- a CDS encoding pyridoxal-phosphate dependent enzyme, translating to MSIFRSKINSELKNVWRYAGFYPMIKKENRLTLNEGNTPEISMPNIAKELGFKELIFKREDLNPNGSHKDRLLAYQVSRAKENGEKVLIISSSGNAAVSAAAYCQLAGIKLFIFVSPKIDKEKLIKMAGCGAKIIISKHALTLADLASKKFKIRNLRPGADEKSYYGLKSIAFEIFEHCGEIDAIFIPTSSASTVIAIAEAFDDLAQSGEIKKIPAIYVVQTAKVHPIAGHFDKKFIGGNESLARGIVAKNIPEEKLVNILMVIKNSAGGGAVVADVDITEASKILEKNNIETGYESAAGFAGAIKLREKVKGKKVVVLLTGKKTNGKIEDIESRNIFRAENIDEVEEVFKRLEFNFKV from the coding sequence ATGTCAATTTTTCGATCAAAAATTAATTCTGAGTTAAAAAATGTCTGGCGTTACGCTGGTTTTTATCCGATGATCAAAAAAGAAAATCGGCTGACTTTGAATGAGGGAAATACGCCGGAGATCAGTATGCCGAATATTGCCAAAGAGCTAGGTTTTAAAGAGCTGATTTTTAAGCGTGAAGATCTTAATCCCAATGGTTCACACAAAGACAGATTGCTTGCTTATCAAGTTTCACGCGCCAAAGAGAACGGAGAAAAAGTATTGATCATTTCTTCTTCCGGCAACGCGGCAGTATCCGCTGCGGCTTATTGCCAGCTAGCCGGCATAAAACTTTTTATATTTGTTTCGCCCAAGATCGATAAAGAAAAATTAATTAAAATGGCGGGGTGCGGCGCAAAAATAATAATTTCCAAACACGCGCTCACTTTGGCGGATCTGGCTTCTAAAAAGTTTAAAATCAGGAATCTCCGGCCAGGCGCGGATGAAAAATCTTATTACGGATTAAAATCAATCGCTTTTGAGATTTTTGAACACTGCGGCGAGATTGATGCGATTTTTATTCCTACTTCCAGCGCCAGCACGGTAATTGCTATTGCTGAAGCCTTTGATGATTTGGCGCAATCCGGAGAGATTAAAAAAATTCCTGCCATATACGTGGTGCAGACCGCCAAAGTTCATCCGATCGCCGGGCATTTTGACAAAAAATTTATAGGCGGAAATGAAAGTTTGGCGCGCGGGATCGTGGCAAAAAATATTCCGGAAGAAAAATTAGTAAATATTTTGATGGTGATTAAAAATTCCGCCGGCGGAGGAGCGGTAGTGGCTGATGTCGATATTACGGAAGCAAGTAAAATTTTAGAAAAAAATAATATTGAAACAGGCTATGAAAGCGCGGCCGGTTTTGCCGGCGCGATAAAACTTAGAGAAAAAGTGAAAGGCAAGAAAGTCGTAGTGTTGCTGACAGGAAAGAAAACAAATGGTAAAATAGAGGATATTGAAAGCAGGAATATTTTTAGAGCGGAGAATATAGATGAAGTTGAAGAAGTATTTAAAAGGCTGGAGTTTAATTTTAAAGTCTAA
- a CDS encoding lysine biosynthesis protein LysW produces the protein MSSQCDVCKKDILADDFPNITIGDVISCPHCGCELEVISIEPLEVQALEEK, from the coding sequence ATGTCTTCACAATGCGATGTTTGTAAAAAAGATATTTTAGCCGATGATTTTCCTAATATCACCATCGGAGATGTTATCAGCTGCCCTCACTGCGGGTGCGAACTGGAAGTGATAAGCATCGAACCTCTGGAAGTGCAAGCGCTGGAAGAAAAATGA
- the murD gene encoding UDP-N-acetylmuramoyl-L-alanine--D-glutamate ligase: MNKFLEKIKTKNIHIVGVSGTEGSAVLEFFIKNGIKSITAHDFSRDQEEFKNNFFKTHLWLKGKEKIKAFENFLQLPIKLKLKDKYLEGVDSADIVFVPSSWYLYKPNFPGLEDAKKKSIEFSSLTKLYFEMAKGKIISVTGTKGKGTTSRLIYEILLKSGKKKNVYLAGNDRRSAQEPDKVSKMGKDNILVLETSNRQLTIDLGRSPDIGIITNISPDHIDEHGSFEKYIAVKKSLFQYTKKDNVAVLNYDNEITKKIGEELITRGIKVFFFSRKSEVKSGACVENGKIFVKIKSDKKEICDLRDIKLLGEHNIENVLAAALVGSLAGAEPEEIKKTIQDFQGLPHRIEFIGEYNGVKFYDDLASTNPDSTIVAIKALNELRIKSQESRMILIMGGDDKGMDYAGMTEEIVGKVDILILLPGTGSDIIKNQIINAECQKMKLFEYNDFLEALDLLKEQIKTGDIVLISPASAHFQARYIDILKKPIRNLIVEKFNLSS, from the coding sequence GTGAATAAATTTTTAGAAAAAATTAAAACCAAGAATATTCATATTGTCGGCGTTTCGGGAACGGAAGGAAGCGCGGTTTTGGAATTTTTCATTAAAAACGGGATTAAAAGCATTACGGCGCATGATTTTTCTCGGGATCAGGAAGAATTTAAAAATAATTTTTTTAAGACGCATTTGTGGCTGAAAGGAAAAGAAAAAATTAAAGCGTTTGAAAATTTTTTACAATTGCCGATAAAATTAAAACTTAAGGATAAATATCTTGAAGGTGTGGATAGCGCGGATATTGTTTTTGTGCCGTCATCTTGGTATTTGTACAAACCCAATTTCCCCGGACTCGAAGATGCGAAGAAAAAAAGCATTGAATTTTCTAGTCTGACTAAATTATATTTTGAGATGGCTAAGGGAAAAATAATTTCTGTTACCGGCACAAAAGGCAAGGGCACTACCTCGCGGTTGATCTATGAAATTTTATTAAAATCCGGCAAAAAGAAAAATGTGTATTTGGCGGGCAATGACCGGCGAAGCGCGCAAGAGCCGGATAAGGTTTCAAAAATGGGGAAAGACAATATTTTAGTATTGGAAACAAGCAATCGCCAGCTAACGATTGATTTGGGCAGAAGCCCTGATATCGGAATAATTACCAATATTTCGCCTGATCATATTGATGAGCATGGCAGCTTTGAGAAATACATTGCGGTTAAAAAAAGCCTTTTTCAATATACGAAAAAAGATAATGTCGCAGTCTTGAATTATGATAATGAAATTACAAAAAAAATTGGCGAAGAATTGATTACGCGAGGCATAAAAGTTTTTTTCTTCAGCAGAAAAAGTGAAGTTAAAAGCGGAGCTTGCGTGGAAAACGGAAAAATTTTTGTAAAAATTAAAAGTGATAAAAAAGAGATTTGCGATTTGAGGGATATTAAGCTTCTAGGTGAACATAATATAGAGAATGTTTTAGCCGCAGCATTGGTTGGTTCTTTGGCGGGCGCGGAGCCGGAAGAAATAAAAAAAACAATTCAGGATTTTCAAGGCCTTCCGCATCGAATCGAATTTATCGGTGAATATAATGGGGTAAAATTTTATGATGATCTGGCTTCTACCAACCCTGATTCTACGATCGTGGCGATAAAAGCGCTGAATGAGTTAAGGATCAAGAGCCAAGAGTCAAGAATGATTTTAATTATGGGCGGGGACGATAAAGGGATGGATTATGCAGGGATGACGGAAGAGATTGTCGGCAAGGTGGATATCTTGATTTTATTGCCGGGAACAGGAAGTGATATTATTAAAAACCAAATTATAAACGCCGAATGTCAAAAAATGAAACTTTTTGAATATAATGATTTTTTAGAGGCGCTGGATCTATTAAAAGAGCAAATAAAAACAGGCGATATTGTATTAATTTCGCCTGCCTCGGCGCATTTTCAAGCGAGGTACATTGATATTCTTAAAAAACCGATAAGGAATTTAATTGTGGAAAAGTTTAATCTGTCATCCTGA
- the idi gene encoding isopentenyl-diphosphate Delta-isomerase, whose amino-acid sequence MEEKIILVDKNDKEIGLGEKLKVHQEGKLHRAFSIFIFNSKGELMLQQRARSKYHSGGLWTNTCCSHPGSGERFEEAVHRRLQEEMGFDCEMKEIFSFIYKAKLDHGLWEHEFDHVFIGRFDGEPRINPEEADDWKWINFDELKKDISENSGNYTVWFKIAVDKNGEDIAKAIGSFIA is encoded by the coding sequence ATGGAAGAAAAAATCATACTTGTCGACAAAAACGATAAAGAGATAGGTTTGGGAGAAAAATTAAAAGTGCACCAGGAAGGAAAGCTTCATCGCGCATTTTCAATTTTTATTTTTAATTCCAAAGGAGAATTGATGTTGCAGCAACGCGCCAGATCAAAATACCATTCCGGCGGGCTTTGGACCAATACGTGTTGCAGTCACCCGGGAAGCGGAGAGAGATTTGAAGAGGCAGTGCATCGGCGGCTTCAGGAAGAAATGGGCTTTGATTGCGAGATGAAAGAAATTTTTAGTTTTATTTATAAGGCAAAGCTTGATCATGGGCTTTGGGAACATGAATTTGATCATGTTTTTATTGGAAGATTCGATGGCGAGCCGCGCATTAATCCGGAAGAGGCTGATGACTGGAAATGGATCAATTTCGACGAATTAAAAAAAGATATTTCAGAAAATTCCGGAAATTATACGGTATGGTTTAAAATAGCAGTGGATAAGAATGGCGAGGATATTGCCAAAGCGATCGGAAGTTTTATTGCATAA
- a CDS encoding HD domain-containing protein, giving the protein MIKKINLGSDRPENNLANFNLLAKIKSHPMVLEFIKQSEASLKALSYTEHGLRHATLVSDRARNIAQDMGLGLKDMELAAIAGYCHDIGNFVGRTSHHYWGALLFSQFFSTDLSPEDLTRVMQAIANHDKEEMRFTNIISAIVVLADKSDVSRKRVFSKNLDEIKEDIHDRVNYATTEAHLKVSKDKKKIILTIKIDTKFVPIIEYFEIFTGRMTYCRSAAEYLGYDFDLIINDVALL; this is encoded by the coding sequence ATGATAAAAAAAATAAATTTAGGATCGGATAGGCCGGAAAATAATTTAGCGAATTTTAATTTGTTGGCAAAAATCAAAAGCCATCCGATGGTTTTGGAATTTATCAAGCAGTCAGAAGCTTCTTTAAAGGCGCTTTCGTATACCGAGCACGGCTTGCGGCACGCGACGTTGGTTTCCGATCGAGCCCGCAATATTGCCCAAGATATGGGATTAGGATTAAAAGATATGGAGCTTGCCGCCATCGCCGGCTATTGCCATGATATTGGAAATTTTGTCGGAAGAACGAGCCATCATTATTGGGGGGCGCTTTTATTCAGTCAGTTTTTTTCCACCGATCTTTCTCCGGAGGATTTAACGCGGGTAATGCAGGCGATTGCCAATCATGACAAAGAAGAAATGCGTTTTACCAATATTATTTCAGCGATTGTCGTTCTGGCCGATAAATCCGACGTGTCGAGAAAAAGAGTTTTTTCCAAAAATTTGGACGAGATCAAGGAAGACATTCATGATAGGGTCAATTACGCCACCACGGAAGCGCATTTAAAAGTCAGCAAAGATAAGAAAAAAATAATTTTAACCATTAAGATCGATACGAAATTTGTGCCCATAATCGAGTATTTTGAAATATTTACTGGTCGAATGACATACTGTCGCAGTGCGGCTGAATATTTAGGTTATGATTTTGATCTGATAATCAACGATGTAGCATTGTTGTGA
- a CDS encoding NlpC/P60 family protein: MIKSILISSVEKKIKNIKSRYKKKYGAVFFDVKVKSFNDFIILEGAVLSEKQKNEVFVTVKEIIKNNRVKNSIRVLSDPKDDLEIGWGIITADVADMRVKLSDKKNTTGESPASNKSSLGGLASQAMKGDFVRILLKEGIWYLAQTRDLTIGWVDSSRIALSKWEIIKKEWIKTKRVRAGEVVRKRLAKNIQSKFLRFLEKYLNAQYLLGGMTGQSIDCSGLTQKFYSDIFGILLPRHSSDQALCGEKIELSAAHFGDLVFLRRKATKVAHIGIVVEKFKTPKAKRQTSNSILILNARREIGGVAIEDLPDILKFYNLISVRRIIKQVLIKK, translated from the coding sequence ATGATAAAAAGCATCTTGATATCATCGGTGGAAAAAAAAATAAAAAATATTAAGTCACGCTATAAAAAAAAGTACGGCGCGGTATTTTTTGACGTAAAAGTAAAAAGTTTTAACGATTTTATTATTCTCGAGGGCGCGGTTTTGTCAGAGAAACAGAAAAATGAAGTTTTTGTAACCGTAAAAGAAATCATAAAAAACAATAGAGTTAAGAACAGCATCAGGGTTTTAAGCGATCCGAAAGATGATTTGGAAATCGGATGGGGTATAATTACGGCCGATGTTGCCGATATGCGGGTAAAATTGTCAGATAAAAAAAATACAACCGGAGAATCACCAGCCTCGAATAAATCGAGTCTAGGCGGGTTGGCTAGCCAGGCGATGAAAGGTGATTTTGTGAGAATATTACTCAAAGAAGGTATTTGGTATCTGGCGCAAACTCGCGATCTGACGATCGGCTGGGTGGATTCTTCCCGGATAGCACTTAGCAAGTGGGAAATAATAAAGAAAGAATGGATAAAAACAAAAAGGGTAAGGGCGGGCGAGGTGGTCAGAAAGCGTTTGGCAAAAAATATTCAGAGCAAGTTCCTTCGTTTTTTGGAAAAATATTTGAATGCTCAGTATTTATTGGGAGGTATGACCGGACAAAGCATTGACTGCTCGGGATTGACGCAGAAATTTTATTCGGATATTTTTGGAATTCTTTTGCCGCGACATTCCAGCGATCAAGCGCTTTGCGGCGAAAAAATCGAGCTGAGCGCGGCGCACTTCGGCGATCTGGTGTTTTTGCGCCGCAAGGCGACAAAAGTTGCGCACATCGGCATAGTTGTGGAAAAATTCAAAACGCCAAAAGCCAAACGCCAGACTTCTAACAGCATTTTAATTCTAAATGCCCGGCGGGAAATCGGAGGAGTCGCGATCGAAGATTTGCCCGATATTTTAAAGTTTTATAATTTGATTTCTGTCCGAAGAATAATTAAACAGGTTTTAATTAAAAAATAA